Proteins from one Brevibacillus humidisoli genomic window:
- a CDS encoding metallophosphoesterase, with protein MRKLFITDIHGEYNGMMKLLEHADFQPSSDQLVIGGDMVSRGNDSGLVLKGVRRLALQHPTNVVALMGNHEEMMSWYFQGKSDLWLRHAGKHTLSKVKKTFRQENELQEHVAWAASLPLLHQDHQYVYTHAGIVPYVSM; from the coding sequence ATGAGAAAACTGTTCATTACAGACATACATGGTGAATACAACGGAATGATGAAGCTGTTAGAACATGCTGATTTCCAACCCTCGTCAGACCAACTCGTCATTGGCGGGGATATGGTGAGTCGTGGCAATGACAGCGGGTTAGTACTCAAAGGGGTACGCCGTCTTGCCTTACAGCATCCGACCAATGTGGTTGCCTTGATGGGCAATCATGAGGAAATGATGAGTTGGTATTTCCAGGGGAAGTCAGACTTGTGGTTAAGGCATGCTGGAAAACATACGTTATCAAAGGTAAAGAAGACGTTTAGACAGGAAAATGAATTACAGGAGCATGTTGCATGGGCAGCTTCGTTGCCGTTGCTGCACCAGGATCATCAATATGTTTATACACATGCGGGCATTGTGCCTTATGTCTCCATGTAG
- a CDS encoding sodium:solute symporter family protein encodes MYDPLLYLGFFVLYTILILIFGRHGFDRSKSLKDFFIANQRLGTWSSVSTFGATWFSAASMLGFTGLVYSYGYSEILFTTVCWFLGAALMVLVVDKLYDFGAVTVPEFFRIRYGSTTLQILSGLILLFSYILYIVIQIQGFGIVIGELLDVPYTVGIFLVFLFIIYTTFGGLHSVARTDMVNFILIVVGSIVAAFLVLDEVGGISRLHAAVGQQYVTFGKGTHDPFSPLPEGMWSIAAFISSFFALGLGLAANPQYVVRIWSARNKRTAYRMIAISILLLSVVYLSLAIVGMGGKILVPAGSVANDDEVFPYMMTEFISSPLKGIILISIVAASISTANSQLLLLASSVIYDVYQSVRKTALSDRRLLIYTRWLIVLLATCSLLLSLTPLNDLVGFSGQVWGIIASTFFFPLFGGLLWKKANSQGAILSFVGGMATYLISFLLIPEDVSRYVHPAVPSVIVSGILFFSQIRRS; translated from the coding sequence ATGTATGATCCGCTTTTATACCTAGGTTTTTTTGTATTGTACACGATCCTGATCCTCATTTTTGGCCGACACGGATTTGATCGGAGCAAAAGCTTAAAGGATTTTTTTATAGCTAATCAGCGTCTTGGTACATGGAGCAGTGTCTCTACCTTTGGCGCAACCTGGTTTAGCGCAGCTTCCATGCTTGGTTTTACTGGGCTTGTCTATTCTTATGGATACTCCGAGATTCTCTTTACCACTGTTTGCTGGTTCCTCGGGGCTGCTTTGATGGTGCTGGTGGTGGACAAGTTGTATGATTTTGGTGCTGTGACGGTGCCGGAATTTTTTCGGATCCGTTACGGTTCGACCACGTTGCAGATATTATCCGGCCTGATCTTACTTTTCAGCTACATTTTGTATATCGTCATTCAAATCCAAGGGTTCGGCATTGTGATCGGGGAGCTTCTTGATGTTCCTTACACTGTCGGCATCTTTCTTGTCTTTTTGTTTATTATCTACACCACCTTTGGCGGGCTGCATTCCGTGGCCCGGACAGATATGGTAAATTTTATCCTGATTGTGGTTGGTTCCATTGTGGCTGCGTTCCTCGTCTTGGATGAGGTGGGCGGCATCAGTCGGCTGCATGCGGCGGTGGGGCAGCAGTATGTGACATTTGGAAAAGGAACTCATGATCCATTTTCTCCGCTACCGGAGGGGATGTGGTCGATTGCCGCTTTTATTAGTTCCTTCTTTGCACTGGGGCTGGGGTTAGCGGCAAATCCGCAGTATGTGGTCAGGATTTGGTCTGCCCGCAACAAAAGAACCGCTTATCGCATGATCGCGATCAGTATTCTGTTGCTATCGGTTGTCTATCTCTCCTTGGCGATCGTCGGAATGGGTGGCAAGATACTGGTCCCCGCGGGAAGTGTCGCCAACGATGACGAGGTTTTTCCCTATATGATGACGGAGTTTATCTCGTCCCCCTTGAAAGGGATCATTTTGATCAGCATCGTTGCCGCCAGTATCTCTACCGCGAATTCGCAGCTTCTCTTGCTTGCGAGCAGTGTGATCTATGATGTGTATCAATCGGTTCGCAAGACGGCGCTTTCCGATCGCAGATTGTTAATCTACACGCGGTGGCTGATTGTCTTGCTGGCTACCTGTTCTCTCCTGCTCTCCCTTACCCCCTTGAACGATCTGGTCGGATTTAGTGGACAGGTCTGGGGGATTATCGCCTCCACCTTCTTTTTTCCGTTATTTGGTGGGCTGTTATGGAAAAAGGCGAATAGTCAGGGAGCGATTTTATCATTTGTCGGAGGAATGGCGACCTACCTGATCAGCTTCCTGCTCATACCTGAGGATGTGAGCAGATACGTGCATCCCGCTGTTCCATCCGTGATCGTATCCGGAATCTTGTTTTTCTCACAGATAAGGAGATCGTAG
- a CDS encoding ATP-binding protein yields the protein MKQKRTIEIKIMIPFLIVVLIPCLAVGSAAYWTGFQSYKHERLQEAENQLNTVISYVNVLERQSLRGELMAEHAKKLAKDLVSDTESVILLEYSGSTHDADLAEDGRSPWWEPYLAKGNGSYKREQGSVSLQEEWVLIHHLPTWEWTIVIPFRLSYIAEPLIDIQKNTLLVMIVAAIVAVQCTIFLSHHLSRPLKNLAAFCQRLGKDEVPEETDLALTRDDEIGVLAHAIKEMLDNMEEKKLLEKRMERMERLASMGQMASGIAHEIRNPLAGIKTTTQVLASRLELDEKNQALFQGVTGEIDRVNRIITNLLNLARPRDPQTRTISVHDVVNQTLVLLEKENKEKNIWFHNRISSELHYLVDPDHFKQIIINLSLNAINAMPAGGAITFSSGLNGELFIQDEGTGIAKEEFEKIFEPFYTTTSTGTGLGLTMVHQLVLQNNGEITIQSEQGKGTVFTLYFPVQGRE from the coding sequence ATGAAACAAAAACGAACCATCGAGATTAAAATCATGATTCCCTTTTTGATCGTCGTCCTGATCCCTTGTTTGGCCGTTGGCTCGGCAGCTTACTGGACTGGCTTTCAATCGTACAAACATGAGCGCCTGCAAGAGGCGGAGAACCAGTTGAATACGGTGATCAGCTACGTAAACGTATTGGAGCGACAGTCTCTGCGAGGAGAATTAATGGCAGAGCATGCGAAAAAGCTGGCGAAAGACTTGGTGTCCGATACGGAATCCGTCATATTGTTGGAATATTCCGGCTCAACTCACGATGCAGATCTGGCAGAGGATGGACGGAGCCCATGGTGGGAGCCGTACTTGGCCAAAGGCAATGGCTCGTATAAGAGAGAGCAAGGCAGCGTGTCGCTGCAAGAAGAGTGGGTATTGATCCATCATCTGCCCACATGGGAATGGACGATTGTGATCCCCTTTCGCCTCTCCTATATTGCCGAACCGCTGATTGATATCCAGAAGAACACCTTGTTGGTGATGATTGTGGCTGCTATTGTGGCGGTGCAATGTACGATTTTTCTCTCTCATCATCTTTCTCGTCCGCTGAAAAACCTGGCGGCGTTTTGTCAGCGGTTGGGCAAGGATGAGGTGCCGGAAGAAACAGACCTTGCTTTAACCCGCGATGACGAGATTGGCGTCCTTGCCCATGCGATCAAGGAAATGCTGGATAACATGGAAGAAAAGAAGCTGCTGGAAAAAAGGATGGAGCGCATGGAGCGGCTGGCCTCGATGGGACAGATGGCATCCGGTATCGCCCACGAGATTCGCAACCCGTTGGCCGGGATCAAAACCACGACGCAAGTACTCGCCTCCAGATTAGAGCTGGATGAGAAAAACCAGGCGCTTTTTCAAGGAGTGACCGGTGAGATTGACCGGGTCAACCGCATTATTACCAACCTGTTGAACCTGGCCCGCCCCCGTGACCCGCAGACACGTACGATCTCGGTACATGACGTCGTGAACCAGACACTGGTGCTGCTTGAGAAGGAAAACAAAGAGAAAAACATTTGGTTTCACAACCGTATCTCCAGCGAGCTGCATTATCTGGTAGATCCTGACCACTTTAAGCAAATCATCATCAACTTAAGCTTAAATGCGATCAATGCGATGCCTGCTGGAGGTGCGATTACGTTTTCATCCGGTCTCAACGGGGAGCTTTTCATACAGGATGAGGGAACAGGCATTGCCAAGGAGGAGTTTGAGAAAATCTTCGAGCCATTTTACACCACTACTTCAACGGGTACAGGCTTAGGGCTGACGATGGTTCACCAGCTTGTCTTGCAAAATAACGGTGAAATCACGATACAAAGCGAACAGGGGAAAGGTACGGTCTTTACTCTATATTTCCCCGTGCAGGGAAGGGAGTGA